The stretch of DNA ACGCCGGCCCCGCTGCTCGACCAGACCGGCGTCTATCTGCCTTATCGCCCGAGCCGCATAGTCTTTGCCACGGCCGGCGAGCATCCCACCGCTCTCGTCGAATCGGTCGCCATGGGCTCAATCCCAGCACCAATCCCGACGCATATGCCGCGTCTTCCCGAACGCACGGTGGCCGAGCGCCTCCTGTCCGCTTCGCAGCTCGAAACCGTCGTCTATGCGGGCCATGCCTGGTCTCAGTCTCTCCCGGGCCGCTTCAAGCCCGACAAGGAAGGCGTCGGTCTGACGATCGCAGAAGACGGCGCCGCTTACCGCAAAGGCTTCTTCCTGGGCGATGGAACCGGCGCCGGCAAAGGCCGCCAGATTGCGGCCTGTATCCTCGACAATTGGCTGCAAGGCCGTCGCCGGAACATCTGGGTGACGAAGAACGAGCCGCTCCTCGAGGATGCCCGTCGAGACTGGACTGCGCTAGGTGGCTTGACCGGAGACATCCAGCCTTTGGGCAACTGGAAGATCGACGAACCGATCAAGTTGGATCAGGGCGTCCTCTTCGTAACCTACCCGACGCTTCGATCGATGCGCGGCGACCACACCCGCCTGAAGCAGATCATCGATTGGGTCGGCGAAGACTTCGAAGGCGTCATCGCTTTCGACGAGGCGCACGAGATGGGCGGCGTCGCAGGCGGGGAGGGGGCTCTCGGCGCGAAGAAGGGGTCTCAACAGGGCATTTGCGGTGTTCTGCTACAAAACCACCTGCCAGGCGCCCGCGTCCTTTACGCCTCCGCTACGGGCGCGTCGGACGTGAACAACCTCGCCTATGCCGTGCGTCTCGGTCTCTGGGGCCCGGAGACGGCCTTCGCCGATCGCGAACAATTCATCAGCGGCATCCGCAAGGGAGGCATCGCCGCGATGGAGCTGGTGGCGCGCGACCTCAAGGCGACTGGACTCTACATGGCGCGCGCATTGAGCTTCGCCGGTGTCGAGTACGACATATTGAGGCACGAGCTGACGCCCGCCCAGATCGAGATCTACGACACCTATGCCGACGCCTGGGCCATTATCCACCAGAATATGGAGAGGGCCCTCGAACTCACCGGCATCGTCGATGCTCTAGAAAATGCTACGCTCAACAGCGGCGCCAAGGCATCTGCACGGTCTCGCTTCGAGTCTACCAAGCAGCGGTTCTTCGGGCAGGTCCTGCTTTCGATGAAACTGCCGACCGTCATCGCCGCGGTCGAACACCACCTTCGAGCGGGCCAGTCGGTCGTCATGCAGCTCGTAACAACCGCCGAATCCATTCTTGACCGACGCCTGGGCTCACTCGGACCTGATGAGCGCGCTGCGCTGGAAATTGACCTGTCTCCGAAGGAATATGTCGTGGATTACCTCGAGCGGGCATTCCCGACCCGCCAGATGCGCGTCTTCACCGACGACACCGGCACGGCGCGTTCGGTGCCGATGGAGGACGAGCACGGCAATCCCGTTCATAACCCGGAAGCGGAAGCTGCCCGCAGCGCACTCATCGAACATCTCTGCGCGATGCCGCCGATCATGGCGGCGCTGGACGGACTGCTCGAGCATTTCGGGCATGATCGCGTCGCCGAAATCACGGGTCGCACGAAGCGATTGGTCTCGACGGGCGAAGGCCACCAGAAGCTCGAAACGCGCTCCGCGCGCACCAGCCAGGCCGAGGCGGCGGCCTTCATGCAGGGCCGCAAGCGCATCCTAATCTTCTCGGATGCCGGCGGCACGGGACGTTCCTACCATGCCTCTTTCGACGTCCCAAATCAGGAGCAGCGCGTCCATCTGCTGCTGGAACCAGGTTGGCGCGCCGATCGCGCGATCCAGGGCCTTGGCCGCACGCACCGCACCCACCAGGCCTGCACCCCGCTGTTTCGCCCGGTTACGACCGACTGCAAGGGGGAACTGCGCTTCACCAGCACCATCGCGCGCCGCCTCGACAGCCTTGGTGCGTTGACCAGAGGCCAGCGACAGACGGGCGGGCAAAATCTCTTCGACCCGGCCGACAATCTGGAAAGCGAATATGCCTGTGCCGCGCTGATCAGCTGGTTTCACCTCCTCGTTGGCGGCAAGCTGACCAGCATCTCGCACGCCGAGTTCGAGCGCCGCACCGGCCTCGAGCTTTGCGACAAGGATGGCGTGATGAAGGACGAGCTGCCGCCGATCCAGCGCTGGCTCAACCGCATTCTCGCGCTACCCATCGGCCTGCAGAACAGGATCTTCGAGGAGTTCCTTTCCCTTGTCGAGACCCGTGTCTCGGCGGCGCGAGAAGCGGGCAGGCTGGACGTCGGGGTCGAGACGATCCTGGTCGATAGCGCCACCCTCGTCGACGACACGCTACTGCGAACCGATCCGGTCAGCGGCGCGACGTCGCACCTCCTGACGATCGAGATCACGCGCCGGCGAACACCGGTCTCAGTGGAGCGCATCCTGCGTATCGCCGACAGCGACCCAACTGCCGTGTGCATGGTCAATTCCAAGTCCGGCATGGTCGCTCTGCAAACCCGCGCTCGGGCCCTCATGGAAGAGAAGGAGGGCACGCCCATCCCGCGCATCGAGCTCATGCGGCCAACCCGGCACGAATATATGCGCGAACATGACCTCTACGAGACGGCCTGGACGACCATAGACCGCGACGCCTTCGCGGCGACATGGGCCAAAGAGGTTTTGGACGCCACCCAGAAGGTCGATAGCGAAACAATCCGGCTCGCCACGGGCCTGCTCCTGCCGATCTGGTCAGCGCTGCCCAGCGATCACCTCGTTGTAAACCGGATTGCCGACGGTAACGGCCAATCCTGGCTTGGCCGCCTCGTCTTCGACGACCATGTGCCGCAGCTCTTCACGAAACTCGGCATCGACCGGGCCGATAATCTGCCGCCGCAGGATATCGCCAGGTCGGCGCTTGCGGGTCGCAGTGTCGATCTGACCCGCCCATTCCCCATGACGATCAAGCGCGCGATCGTGAACGGATCGGCCCGCATCGAACTGGTCGGATGCCCGTCTCAGCAGCTGGCGTGGGTCAAATCCATCGGCTGTTTCACCGAAGTCATCCAGTACCGCACCCGCGCCTTCCTGCCGGTGCCGACGGCCGAGTCGATCCTCGCCGAGCTGCTCAAGGCGACCTGAGCGAAAGGGAAGGGGGAGCGGGGATGGTGTCCGGGATGATCCGGATGCCAGAAGGAGTTACCCCTGTGATCCAGACCGTCAAGCTCAGCAAGCTCCGCCTCTCGGAGTTCAACGTCCGTACTTCGGATGACCTCAATATCGACC from Sphingobium sp. RAC03 encodes:
- a CDS encoding strawberry notch family protein — encoded protein: MTDLFEAAEHADRAAATRLIAHLHTGDRITRRHLNEAMIAAFGGTDADGRWTQRDSFEILEHAIALHLRTNPYCLATLTDVAAASELLGRLPTQTVRSEEQIEWQQFSTPVDIAAVAVLLANVQPDDVILEPSAGNGLLVAQCGAHQALHLNELDPTRRGRLSAVFPRATITGHDGATIGSTLSSAERPTLILMNPPFSRSLGRGADDYAAVRHLQAALRRLRPGGRLVAIMPDWFGPSARMRDQYETVLRETTVRTSIRLEKCYLKHGTSIAVRLFVIDKIPGKSPPAIIQRSSIAELLDAISISDRAPLRSDLPSATPKRSTGISMFRAVKSSRSDPRPFHAPVRNDVLPVEYSSLETPAPLLDQTGVYLPYRPSRIVFATAGEHPTALVESVAMGSIPAPIPTHMPRLPERTVAERLLSASQLETVVYAGHAWSQSLPGRFKPDKEGVGLTIAEDGAAYRKGFFLGDGTGAGKGRQIAACILDNWLQGRRRNIWVTKNEPLLEDARRDWTALGGLTGDIQPLGNWKIDEPIKLDQGVLFVTYPTLRSMRGDHTRLKQIIDWVGEDFEGVIAFDEAHEMGGVAGGEGALGAKKGSQQGICGVLLQNHLPGARVLYASATGASDVNNLAYAVRLGLWGPETAFADREQFISGIRKGGIAAMELVARDLKATGLYMARALSFAGVEYDILRHELTPAQIEIYDTYADAWAIIHQNMERALELTGIVDALENATLNSGAKASARSRFESTKQRFFGQVLLSMKLPTVIAAVEHHLRAGQSVVMQLVTTAESILDRRLGSLGPDERAALEIDLSPKEYVVDYLERAFPTRQMRVFTDDTGTARSVPMEDEHGNPVHNPEAEAARSALIEHLCAMPPIMAALDGLLEHFGHDRVAEITGRTKRLVSTGEGHQKLETRSARTSQAEAAAFMQGRKRILIFSDAGGTGRSYHASFDVPNQEQRVHLLLEPGWRADRAIQGLGRTHRTHQACTPLFRPVTTDCKGELRFTSTIARRLDSLGALTRGQRQTGGQNLFDPADNLESEYACAALISWFHLLVGGKLTSISHAEFERRTGLELCDKDGVMKDELPPIQRWLNRILALPIGLQNRIFEEFLSLVETRVSAAREAGRLDVGVETILVDSATLVDDTLLRTDPVSGATSHLLTIEITRRRTPVSVERILRIADSDPTAVCMVNSKSGMVALQTRARALMEEKEGTPIPRIELMRPTRHEYMREHDLYETAWTTIDRDAFAATWAKEVLDATQKVDSETIRLATGLLLPIWSALPSDHLVVNRIADGNGQSWLGRLVFDDHVPQLFTKLGIDRADNLPPQDIARSALAGRSVDLTRPFPMTIKRAIVNGSARIELVGCPSQQLAWVKSIGCFTEVIQYRTRAFLPVPTAESILAELLKAT